From Pseudomonas vanderleydeniana, the proteins below share one genomic window:
- a CDS encoding MFS transporter yields MTSLWRSSGWILLGSALILALSLGVRHGFGLFLPPMSAQFGWGREVFAFAIALQNLIWGLAQPFTGALADRFGAARVVLIGGVLYALGLVFMGLSDSALSLSLSAGLLIGVGLSGTSFSVILGVVGRAVAPEKRSIAMGIASAAGSFGQFAMLPGTLGLIGWLGWSTALLVLGVLVALIVPLVAMLKDTPLPVQAGEQTLGEALREACAHPGFWLLAFGFFVCGFQVVFIGVHLPAYLVDQHLPASVGTTVLALIGLFNIFGTYTAGWLGGRMSKPRLLTALYLARAAVIGLFLWLPVTETSAYLFGMAMGFLWLSTVPLTNGTVATLFGVRNLSMLGGIVFLFHQLGSFLGGWLGGVVYDRMGNYDLIWQVAILLSLLAAALNWPVRERPVARLQTRLGAA; encoded by the coding sequence ATGACATCGCTCTGGCGTAGCAGCGGCTGGATTCTTCTCGGGAGTGCGCTGATTCTGGCGTTGTCGTTGGGGGTGCGGCACGGCTTTGGCCTGTTCCTGCCGCCGATGAGTGCACAGTTCGGCTGGGGGCGCGAGGTCTTTGCCTTCGCCATTGCCTTGCAGAACCTGATCTGGGGGCTGGCGCAGCCCTTCACCGGGGCCCTGGCCGATCGTTTCGGCGCGGCCCGGGTGGTGTTGATCGGCGGTGTGCTGTACGCCCTTGGCCTGGTCTTCATGGGCCTCTCCGATTCGGCCCTGAGCCTGTCGCTGAGTGCCGGTCTGCTGATCGGGGTTGGTCTGTCGGGGACGTCCTTCTCGGTGATTCTCGGCGTGGTCGGGCGGGCGGTTGCGCCGGAGAAACGCAGCATCGCCATGGGTATTGCCAGTGCTGCGGGCTCGTTTGGCCAGTTCGCGATGCTGCCGGGCACCCTGGGGCTGATTGGCTGGCTCGGCTGGTCAACGGCGTTGCTGGTGCTCGGTGTGCTGGTCGCGCTGATCGTGCCGCTGGTCGCGATGCTCAAGGACACGCCATTGCCGGTGCAGGCTGGCGAGCAGACCCTTGGCGAGGCGTTGCGCGAGGCCTGCGCGCACCCGGGCTTCTGGTTGCTGGCGTTCGGATTCTTTGTCTGCGGTTTCCAGGTGGTGTTCATCGGTGTGCACCTGCCGGCCTACCTGGTCGACCAGCACCTGCCGGCCAGTGTCGGCACCACGGTGCTGGCGCTGATCGGCCTGTTCAACATCTTCGGTACCTACACGGCCGGCTGGCTGGGCGGGCGGATGTCCAAGCCGCGTCTGCTGACCGCGCTGTACCTGGCCCGGGCGGCGGTGATCGGGTTGTTCCTCTGGCTGCCGGTGACCGAGACCAGTGCCTACCTGTTCGGCATGGCCATGGGCTTTCTCTGGCTGTCGACGGTCCCCTTGACCAACGGCACCGTGGCGACCCTGTTCGGTGTACGAAACCTCTCCATGCTGGGTGGGATCGTATTCCTGTTCCACCAGCTGGGTTCTTTCCTCGGCGGCTGGCTGGGGGGTGTGGTCTATGACCGCATGGGCAACTACGACCTGATCTGGCAGGTGGCGATCCTGCTGAGCCTGTTGGCGGCGGCCTTGAACTGGCCGGTTCGCGAGCGCCCTGTAGCGCGCTTGCAGACCCGGTTGGGGGCGGCGTGA
- a CDS encoding MarR family winged helix-turn-helix transcriptional regulator, with amino-acid sequence MLSTDCLCISLRRAARGVSRHYDGALDGFGINVAQYSLLCNLRRLERPSISGLAEAMGLDRSTLGRNLRVLEGEGLVKMSEGADQRNRLVCLTDTGARRLEEAFPAWEAAQQRLAERLGEEKRAALLALLDELADGE; translated from the coding sequence ATGCTATCCACCGACTGCTTGTGCATCAGCCTGCGTCGCGCCGCTCGCGGCGTCAGCAGGCATTACGACGGCGCTCTCGACGGCTTCGGGATCAATGTTGCGCAGTATTCCTTGCTGTGCAATCTGCGACGCCTGGAGAGGCCGAGCATCTCCGGCCTGGCCGAGGCGATGGGCCTGGATCGCAGTACCCTGGGGCGCAACCTGAGGGTACTCGAAGGCGAGGGGCTGGTGAAGATGAGCGAGGGTGCCGACCAGCGCAACCGGCTGGTCTGCCTGACGGACACTGGTGCCCGGCGGTTGGAGGAAGCCTTCCCGGCCTGGGAGGCGGCGCAACAGCGTCTGGCCGAGCGTCTGGGTGAGGAAAAGCGCGCTGCCTTACTGGCGTTGCTGGATGAACTGGCGGATGGCGAGTAA